Proteins co-encoded in one Papaver somniferum cultivar HN1 chromosome 5, ASM357369v1, whole genome shotgun sequence genomic window:
- the LOC113281180 gene encoding uncharacterized protein LOC113281180 isoform X2, with protein sequence MAPTRRKKRMREEEDTQYQHSKTKRKLLLGSRVEVRSLEEGFAGSWHCGTVIACSHLCRVVEYDHYYVDDQGLEKLKEKVHVSSLLEGILLPEGLNYRGIIRPIPPPCKHETSCLNFGLCVDAFIDDAWWEGVIFSYEDKLLERLVFFPDFADQRMIKIDELRVTQDWDEIGECWIVRGNWKFLELIEVFPNAVVSAAQIWHDLRLKEGFKNNIKEWTCNLKSMWVDLVVESVSQNLDISAELAYEVISEKVGIYSVNVEECLTNGVPFGNEEAVTTQIQDLSVFHSNNLNLLSKNDISSRLIREIDDGAQEARGVVMFSGKGFFQSCYTAGEEDDVQGVGAAVECPVKGSSSDDEDPTYNDPSLGCPRGMGLSQKRIHAPTDSGSTGKWMCLPLGTNELPEAKYFPEALEKYLVTDNDVCNHDLQLKARMHLSYMGWRIECRSRRYMCSSSRTDFRYISPRGGTPLYSLRGACLQAMEFTRHWRVPLSKICRNDQGCASPPPFCLKPDSLYSNTYGSHRTPFIRFKSDVHVEPEYCPQAVCDYLNGYQSKGWRWKHDKNVKDLREKVKKHLSAEGWTFSLHFLKDNRRDLRYTSPSNSASFKSLVTACIGYVKEVCECMSPSSHDKFLSNTMHPEVLGNILAQNGLLSKCYTEPSGSSQQSKDNPEVGIMQEKRCRDEQRKGQRNSYPHLDKENMVNAKVSELQSDDKYNNTHVPRSIKRARQVVVPSSGHCSPQTILYWLIKNDVVLPRAKVRYLSVRDDSAIGLGKINRNGIKCNCCQNVFGLYKFGLHVGSCYTPPSARIYLEDGRSLLDCQKQLQEKCSNIYAQKRDLVLKMNDYICSICHHGGTLLLCDQCPSSFHLNCLGVEDVPDGKWFCPSCQCRICGQQSKLGSDSEEHLAEEKVLCCDQCNHEYHIRCIRKRGLSKLDHNNLIIDWFCSMRCEEIFASLHKLLGESVPVGKDNLSWTILKSARDASQPFATSENEAAMEFQSKLNVALAVMHECFEPIKYMSRNLIEDVLFNKTSELNRLNFWGFYTVLLERDDELISVAAVRIHDEKLAEVPLVCTRVQYRRQGMCRILFDILEKKLRQLGVERVILPAIPQVLGTWTTSFGFSKMTNSERLEFLHYTFLDFQDTRMCQKILRMSSPTSAKPTAEAPKELARESNANVQQFASTCTPVDAVATTEESEQPRPQCARLIAEPRGNRPKLILKIKRRKENDVESISGAKNVVPDLAVAARPLDVKPLQDESDRNWQICEPCIAKSLSNGKPRDYQCTQETTLQVDSEQNPKNTELGDSENSALAVCNENQQEKRGSCVKFYTRRKVLEAYVNTLPALAVYNETQQEKRGSCVKFYTRRKVLGALVNALPAAEKSEQSPHIEED encoded by the exons ATGGCGCCAACAAGAAGGAAGAAACGtatgagagaagaagaagatactcAATATCAACACTCTAAAACTAAAAGAAAGCTTTTACTCGGATCTAGAGTTGAG gtTAGAAGTCTTGAAGAAGGCTTTGCTGGTTCATGGCATTGTGGTACGGTCATTGCATGTAGTCATCTCTGCCGTGTTGTTGAGTATGATCATTATTACGTAGATGACCAGGGTttagagaagctcaaagaaaagGTTCATGTTTCCTCATTACTTGAAGGAATCTTATTACCTGAAGGTCTTAATTATCGTGGTATAATTAGGCCAATTCCTCCTCCTTGTAAACATGAAACCAGCTGTCTAAATTTTGGACTCTGTGTTGATGCATTCATCGATGATGCATGGTGGGAAGGTGTAATTTTCAGTTACGAAGATAAATTATTAGAAAGATTAGTATTCTTTCCTGATTTTGCTGATCAGCGGATGATAAAAATTGacgagttaagagtaactcaagATTGGGATGAAATCGGGGAATGTTGGATAGTAAGAGGAAATTGGAAGTTCCTTGAATTGATTGAGGTATTCCCAAATGCTGTAGTTTCAGCTGCACAGATCTGGCATGACCTAAGACTAAAGGAAGGCTTCAAGAATAATATTAAAGAGTGGACTTGTAATTTAAAGTCAATGTGGGTTGATTTGGTTGTTGAATCTGTTTCTCAGAATTTGGATATATCTGCTGAGCTTGCTTATGAAGTTATCTCTGAAAAAGTTGGTATTTATTCAGTTAATGTCGAGGAGTGCTTGACGAATGGTGTGCCTTTCGGTAATGAAGAAGCTGTAACCACACAAATACAAGATTTGTCGGTTTTCCATTCTAACAACTTGAACTTATTATCAAAAAATGATATTAGTTCTAGATTGATTCGTGAAATAGATGATGGTGCTCAGGAAGCAAGGGGAGTTGTTATGTTTTCAGGTAAGGGTTTTTTCCAATCTTGTTATACTGCcggtgaagaagatgatgttcAAGGTGTTGGAGCTGCTGTTGAATGTCCTGTAAAAGGTTCCTCGAGTGATGATGAAGACCCGACTTACAATGACCCAAGCCTTGGATGCCCCAGAGGTATGGGGTTAAGTCAGAAAAGAATACATGCACCTACAGATTCAGGATCAACAGGGAAATGGATGTGCTTACCTCTGGGCACAAATGAACTTCCTGAAGCTAAATACTTCCCTGAAGCATTAGAAAAATATTTAGTGACAGACAATGATGTATGCAATCATGATTTACAATTAAAAGCTAGGATGCATCTTTCTTATATGGGTTGGAGAATTGAGTGCAGAAGTAGAAGGTATATGTGTTCAAGTAGTAGGACTGATTTTCGCTATATATCACCAAGGGGTGGCACACCCTTGTATTCTCTTCGCGGTGCATGTCTGCAGGCTATGGAATTTACCCGTCATTGGCGGGTTCCTTTATCAAAGATCTGCAGAAACGATCAAGGTTgtgcttctcctcctcctttttgtctgAAACCTGATTCACTTTATTCAAACACTTATGGAAGTCATAGAACACCTTTTATTCGTTTCAAATCGGATGTTCATGTTGAACCCGAATATTGCCCTCAAGCTGTGTGCGATTATCTGAATGGATATCAGAGTAAAGGATGGCGCTGGAAACATGATAAAAATGTAAAGGACTTGCGTGAAAAGGTAAAGAAGCACCTCTCAGCTGAAGGTTGGACTTTCTCTCTCCATTTTCTGAAGGATAACCGGAGAGATCTTCGTTATACTAGTCCAAGTAATTCTGCATCATTTAAATCTCTTGTGACTGCTTGCATAGGATATGTTAAAGAGGTATGTGAGTGTATGAGCCCATCTAGTCATGATAAATTCCTTTCTAATACTATGCACCCTGAGGTCTTAGGCAATATATTGGCTCAGAATGGGCTGCTCTCTAAGTGTTATACTGAGCCATCTGGCTCATCACAACAGTCAAAAGACAATCCAGAAGTTGGTATTATGCAGGAAAAGAGATGTAGGGATGAGCAACGGAAGGGACAAAGAAACAGTTATCCCCATCTTGATAAAGAAAATATGGTGAATGCGAAGGTGTCTGAACTTCAATCGGACGACAAGTATAATAATACCCATGTTCCACGTTCAATCAAAAGGGCACGACAGGTTGTGGTACCGAGTTCTGGACATTGCAGCCCTCAAACTATTCTCTATTGGTTGATCAAAAATGATGTGGTTTTGCCAAGGGCAAAAGTACGTTACTTAAGTGTAAGAGATGATTCTGCAATTGGACTAGGAAAGATAAACCGCAATGGAATCAAGTGCAATTGCTGCCAAAATGTTTTCGGTCTGTATAAGTTTGGACTTCATGTTGGTAGCTGTTATACCCCGCCATCAGCCAGGATTTACTTGGAAGACGGAAGATCGTTGTTAGATTGCCAGAAGCAGCTGCAGGAAAAATGCTCAAATATATATGCTCAAAAAAGAGATCTGGTGCTCAAAATGAACGATTATATATGCTCAATTTGTCACCATGGAGGTACATTGTTGCTGTGTGATCAGTGCCCATCCTCATTTCACTTGAACTGCCTTGGGGTAGAG GATGTGCCAGACGGCAAATGGTTCTGCCCATCTTGTCAATGTAGAATATGTGGCCAACAGAGCAAGCTTGGCAGTGATTCTGAAGAACATCTCGCTGAAGAGAAAGTTCTATGCTGTGACCAGTGCAATCATGAAT ATCACATAAGGTGCATTAGAAAAAGAGGATTGAGTAAGCTGGACCATAACAACCTGATCATTGATTGGTTTTGCAGTATGAGATGTGAAGAG ATATTTGCAAGTCTCCACAAACTTTTGGGCGAATCTGTTCCAGTTGGCAAGGATAATTTATCATGGACGATATTGAAATCCGCAAGAGATGCTTCTCAACCTTTTGCTACGTCTGAAAATGAGGCTGCGATGGAGTTTCAGAGCAAGCTCAACGTAGCGCTCGCTGTAATGCATGAATGTTTCGAGCCCATTAAATATATGAGTAGAAATCTTATTGAAGATGTCCTTTTTAACAAAAC GTCAGAGCTGAACCGATtgaatttttggggattttacaCTGTGCTTTTGGAGCGAGACGATGAGCTCATCTCTGTCGCAGCAGTCAG GATACACGACGAAAAGCTTGCAGAAGTACCACTTGTTTGTACGCGTGTCCAGTATCGTAGGCAAGGGATGTGCCGCATTCTATTTGATATTCTTGAAAAG AAGCTCAGACAATTAGGAGTGGAGAGAGTGATTTTACCTGCTATACCTCAAGTTCTAGGCACATGGACTACTTCCTTTGGTTTCTCTAAGATGACAAATTCTGAGAGATTAGAGTTTCTCCACTACACTTTCCTGGATTTCCAGGACACCAGAATGTGCCAGAAAATTCTAAGGATGTCGTCACCTACATCTGCAAAACCAACAGCAGAAGCACCAAAAG AACTAGCGAGAGAATCAAATGCAAACGTGCAACAGTTTGCTAGTACATGTACTCCTGTGGATGCTGTTGCTACTACAGAAGAATCAGAACAACCAAGACCACAATGTGCGAGACTAATAGCAGAACCAAGAG GGAACCGACCCAAACTTATATTAAAGATTAAACGAAGGAAAGAGAATGATGTAGAGTCTATCAG CGGCGCAAAAAATGTTGTTCCTGATTTAGCCGTGGCTGCTCGTCCTCTCGATGTG AAGCCACTGCAAGACGAGTCTGACCGAAATTGGCAAATCTGTGAGCCATGCATTGCTAAGAGCTTGTCGAATGGTAAACCACGTGATTATCAGTGCACACAGGAAACAACACTACAAGTTGATTCTGAGCAAAATCCGAAAAATACAGAATTGGGTGATTCTGAGAATTCTGCATTGGCAGTTTGCAATGAAAACCAGCAGGAAAAGAGGGGGTCCTGTGTCAAGTTCTACACACGAAGAAAGGTATTAGAAGCTTATGTAAATACTCTTCCTGCATTGGCAGTTTACAACGAAACCCAGCAGGAAAAGAGGGGGTCCTGTGTCAAATTCTACACACGAAGAAAGGTATTAGGAGCGCTTGTAAATGCTCTTCCTGCTGCAGAGAAATCAGAGCAATCGCCGCATATTGAAGAAGATTAG
- the LOC113281180 gene encoding uncharacterized protein LOC113281180 isoform X1 has product MAPTRRKKRMREEEDTQYQHSKTKRKLLLGSRVEVRSLEEGFAGSWHCGTVIACSHLCRVVEYDHYYVDDQGLEKLKEKVHVSSLLEGILLPEGLNYRGIIRPIPPPCKHETSCLNFGLCVDAFIDDAWWEGVIFSYEDKLLERLVFFPDFADQRMIKIDELRVTQDWDEIGECWIVRGNWKFLELIEVFPNAVVSAAQIWHDLRLKEGFKNNIKEWTCNLKSMWVDLVVESVSQNLDISAELAYEVISEKVGIYSVNVEECLTNGVPFGNEEAVTTQIQDLSVFHSNNLNLLSKNDISSRLIREIDDGAQEARGVVMFSGKGFFQSCYTAGEEDDVQGVGAAVECPVKGSSSDDEDPTYNDPSLGCPRGMGLSQKRIHAPTDSGSTGKWMCLPLGTNELPEAKYFPEALEKYLVTDNDVCNHDLQLKARMHLSYMGWRIECRSRRYMCSSSRTDFRYISPRGGTPLYSLRGACLQAMEFTRHWRVPLSKICRNDQGCASPPPFCLKPDSLYSNTYGSHRTPFIRFKSDVHVEPEYCPQAVCDYLNGYQSKGWRWKHDKNVKDLREKVKKHLSAEGWTFSLHFLKDNRRDLRYTSPSNSASFKSLVTACIGYVKEVCECMSPSSHDKFLSNTMHPEVLGNILAQNGLLSKCYTEPSGSSQQSKDNPEVGIMQEKRCRDEQRKGQRNSYPHLDKENMVNAKVSELQSDDKYNNTHVPRSIKRARQVVVPSSGHCSPQTILYWLIKNDVVLPRAKVRYLSVRDDSAIGLGKINRNGIKCNCCQNVFGLYKFGLHVGSCYTPPSARIYLEDGRSLLDCQKQLQEKCSNIYAQKRDLVLKMNDYICSICHHGGTLLLCDQCPSSFHLNCLGVEDVPDGKWFCPSCQCRICGQQSKLGSDSEEHLAEEKVLCCDQCNHEYHIRCIRKRGLSKLDHNNLIIDWFCSMRCEEIFASLHKLLGESVPVGKDNLSWTILKSARDASQPFATSENEAAMEFQSKLNVALAVMHECFEPIKYMSRNLIEDVLFNKTSELNRLNFWGFYTVLLERDDELISVAAVRIHDEKLAEVPLVCTRVQYRRQGMCRILFDILEKKLRQLGVERVILPAIPQVLGTWTTSFGFSKMTNSERLEFLHYTFLDFQDTRMCQKILRMSSPTSAKPTAEAPKELARESNANVQQFASTCTPVDAVATTEESEQPRPQCARLIAEPRGNRPKLILKIKRRKENDVESISGAKNVVPDLAVAARPLDVKKPLQDESDRNWQICEPCIAKSLSNGKPRDYQCTQETTLQVDSEQNPKNTELGDSENSALAVCNENQQEKRGSCVKFYTRRKVLEAYVNTLPALAVYNETQQEKRGSCVKFYTRRKVLGALVNALPAAEKSEQSPHIEED; this is encoded by the exons ATGGCGCCAACAAGAAGGAAGAAACGtatgagagaagaagaagatactcAATATCAACACTCTAAAACTAAAAGAAAGCTTTTACTCGGATCTAGAGTTGAG gtTAGAAGTCTTGAAGAAGGCTTTGCTGGTTCATGGCATTGTGGTACGGTCATTGCATGTAGTCATCTCTGCCGTGTTGTTGAGTATGATCATTATTACGTAGATGACCAGGGTttagagaagctcaaagaaaagGTTCATGTTTCCTCATTACTTGAAGGAATCTTATTACCTGAAGGTCTTAATTATCGTGGTATAATTAGGCCAATTCCTCCTCCTTGTAAACATGAAACCAGCTGTCTAAATTTTGGACTCTGTGTTGATGCATTCATCGATGATGCATGGTGGGAAGGTGTAATTTTCAGTTACGAAGATAAATTATTAGAAAGATTAGTATTCTTTCCTGATTTTGCTGATCAGCGGATGATAAAAATTGacgagttaagagtaactcaagATTGGGATGAAATCGGGGAATGTTGGATAGTAAGAGGAAATTGGAAGTTCCTTGAATTGATTGAGGTATTCCCAAATGCTGTAGTTTCAGCTGCACAGATCTGGCATGACCTAAGACTAAAGGAAGGCTTCAAGAATAATATTAAAGAGTGGACTTGTAATTTAAAGTCAATGTGGGTTGATTTGGTTGTTGAATCTGTTTCTCAGAATTTGGATATATCTGCTGAGCTTGCTTATGAAGTTATCTCTGAAAAAGTTGGTATTTATTCAGTTAATGTCGAGGAGTGCTTGACGAATGGTGTGCCTTTCGGTAATGAAGAAGCTGTAACCACACAAATACAAGATTTGTCGGTTTTCCATTCTAACAACTTGAACTTATTATCAAAAAATGATATTAGTTCTAGATTGATTCGTGAAATAGATGATGGTGCTCAGGAAGCAAGGGGAGTTGTTATGTTTTCAGGTAAGGGTTTTTTCCAATCTTGTTATACTGCcggtgaagaagatgatgttcAAGGTGTTGGAGCTGCTGTTGAATGTCCTGTAAAAGGTTCCTCGAGTGATGATGAAGACCCGACTTACAATGACCCAAGCCTTGGATGCCCCAGAGGTATGGGGTTAAGTCAGAAAAGAATACATGCACCTACAGATTCAGGATCAACAGGGAAATGGATGTGCTTACCTCTGGGCACAAATGAACTTCCTGAAGCTAAATACTTCCCTGAAGCATTAGAAAAATATTTAGTGACAGACAATGATGTATGCAATCATGATTTACAATTAAAAGCTAGGATGCATCTTTCTTATATGGGTTGGAGAATTGAGTGCAGAAGTAGAAGGTATATGTGTTCAAGTAGTAGGACTGATTTTCGCTATATATCACCAAGGGGTGGCACACCCTTGTATTCTCTTCGCGGTGCATGTCTGCAGGCTATGGAATTTACCCGTCATTGGCGGGTTCCTTTATCAAAGATCTGCAGAAACGATCAAGGTTgtgcttctcctcctcctttttgtctgAAACCTGATTCACTTTATTCAAACACTTATGGAAGTCATAGAACACCTTTTATTCGTTTCAAATCGGATGTTCATGTTGAACCCGAATATTGCCCTCAAGCTGTGTGCGATTATCTGAATGGATATCAGAGTAAAGGATGGCGCTGGAAACATGATAAAAATGTAAAGGACTTGCGTGAAAAGGTAAAGAAGCACCTCTCAGCTGAAGGTTGGACTTTCTCTCTCCATTTTCTGAAGGATAACCGGAGAGATCTTCGTTATACTAGTCCAAGTAATTCTGCATCATTTAAATCTCTTGTGACTGCTTGCATAGGATATGTTAAAGAGGTATGTGAGTGTATGAGCCCATCTAGTCATGATAAATTCCTTTCTAATACTATGCACCCTGAGGTCTTAGGCAATATATTGGCTCAGAATGGGCTGCTCTCTAAGTGTTATACTGAGCCATCTGGCTCATCACAACAGTCAAAAGACAATCCAGAAGTTGGTATTATGCAGGAAAAGAGATGTAGGGATGAGCAACGGAAGGGACAAAGAAACAGTTATCCCCATCTTGATAAAGAAAATATGGTGAATGCGAAGGTGTCTGAACTTCAATCGGACGACAAGTATAATAATACCCATGTTCCACGTTCAATCAAAAGGGCACGACAGGTTGTGGTACCGAGTTCTGGACATTGCAGCCCTCAAACTATTCTCTATTGGTTGATCAAAAATGATGTGGTTTTGCCAAGGGCAAAAGTACGTTACTTAAGTGTAAGAGATGATTCTGCAATTGGACTAGGAAAGATAAACCGCAATGGAATCAAGTGCAATTGCTGCCAAAATGTTTTCGGTCTGTATAAGTTTGGACTTCATGTTGGTAGCTGTTATACCCCGCCATCAGCCAGGATTTACTTGGAAGACGGAAGATCGTTGTTAGATTGCCAGAAGCAGCTGCAGGAAAAATGCTCAAATATATATGCTCAAAAAAGAGATCTGGTGCTCAAAATGAACGATTATATATGCTCAATTTGTCACCATGGAGGTACATTGTTGCTGTGTGATCAGTGCCCATCCTCATTTCACTTGAACTGCCTTGGGGTAGAG GATGTGCCAGACGGCAAATGGTTCTGCCCATCTTGTCAATGTAGAATATGTGGCCAACAGAGCAAGCTTGGCAGTGATTCTGAAGAACATCTCGCTGAAGAGAAAGTTCTATGCTGTGACCAGTGCAATCATGAAT ATCACATAAGGTGCATTAGAAAAAGAGGATTGAGTAAGCTGGACCATAACAACCTGATCATTGATTGGTTTTGCAGTATGAGATGTGAAGAG ATATTTGCAAGTCTCCACAAACTTTTGGGCGAATCTGTTCCAGTTGGCAAGGATAATTTATCATGGACGATATTGAAATCCGCAAGAGATGCTTCTCAACCTTTTGCTACGTCTGAAAATGAGGCTGCGATGGAGTTTCAGAGCAAGCTCAACGTAGCGCTCGCTGTAATGCATGAATGTTTCGAGCCCATTAAATATATGAGTAGAAATCTTATTGAAGATGTCCTTTTTAACAAAAC GTCAGAGCTGAACCGATtgaatttttggggattttacaCTGTGCTTTTGGAGCGAGACGATGAGCTCATCTCTGTCGCAGCAGTCAG GATACACGACGAAAAGCTTGCAGAAGTACCACTTGTTTGTACGCGTGTCCAGTATCGTAGGCAAGGGATGTGCCGCATTCTATTTGATATTCTTGAAAAG AAGCTCAGACAATTAGGAGTGGAGAGAGTGATTTTACCTGCTATACCTCAAGTTCTAGGCACATGGACTACTTCCTTTGGTTTCTCTAAGATGACAAATTCTGAGAGATTAGAGTTTCTCCACTACACTTTCCTGGATTTCCAGGACACCAGAATGTGCCAGAAAATTCTAAGGATGTCGTCACCTACATCTGCAAAACCAACAGCAGAAGCACCAAAAG AACTAGCGAGAGAATCAAATGCAAACGTGCAACAGTTTGCTAGTACATGTACTCCTGTGGATGCTGTTGCTACTACAGAAGAATCAGAACAACCAAGACCACAATGTGCGAGACTAATAGCAGAACCAAGAG GGAACCGACCCAAACTTATATTAAAGATTAAACGAAGGAAAGAGAATGATGTAGAGTCTATCAG CGGCGCAAAAAATGTTGTTCCTGATTTAGCCGTGGCTGCTCGTCCTCTCGATGTG AAGAAGCCACTGCAAGACGAGTCTGACCGAAATTGGCAAATCTGTGAGCCATGCATTGCTAAGAGCTTGTCGAATGGTAAACCACGTGATTATCAGTGCACACAGGAAACAACACTACAAGTTGATTCTGAGCAAAATCCGAAAAATACAGAATTGGGTGATTCTGAGAATTCTGCATTGGCAGTTTGCAATGAAAACCAGCAGGAAAAGAGGGGGTCCTGTGTCAAGTTCTACACACGAAGAAAGGTATTAGAAGCTTATGTAAATACTCTTCCTGCATTGGCAGTTTACAACGAAACCCAGCAGGAAAAGAGGGGGTCCTGTGTCAAATTCTACACACGAAGAAAGGTATTAGGAGCGCTTGTAAATGCTCTTCCTGCTGCAGAGAAATCAGAGCAATCGCCGCATATTGAAGAAGATTAG